A stretch of Blautia liquoris DNA encodes these proteins:
- a CDS encoding TetR/AcrR family transcriptional regulator, translated as MDKRVIENERVKKSIEKALFTLLKNKSFSEITVSDIIRVSGVARASYYRNFESKEGIIEAYMERQRKEVAHMITFSESVADIFNEAKLVMALQHYLQQKDYILLLYDNGFGTFLQEDMNRFAELNIGDMPQKSMERYRLYFLSGAMFNTTIQWLKSDAVESPRQMARAFINMLSNKNSYTEEES; from the coding sequence AGAGTGATTGAAAATGAAAGAGTAAAAAAAAGTATTGAAAAAGCTTTGTTTACTTTATTAAAAAACAAATCGTTTTCAGAAATAACGGTCTCTGATATCATCAGAGTTTCTGGCGTGGCAAGAGCATCTTACTATCGGAATTTTGAATCAAAAGAAGGAATTATTGAGGCATACATGGAGCGTCAGCGCAAGGAAGTTGCCCATATGATTACGTTCTCAGAATCTGTTGCGGATATATTTAATGAGGCAAAATTAGTCATGGCACTCCAACATTATTTGCAGCAAAAGGATTATATCCTGTTATTGTATGACAATGGATTTGGAACCTTCCTTCAGGAAGATATGAATCGGTTTGCGGAGCTTAACATCGGAGATATGCCACAAAAGTCTATGGAACGTTATCGTCTATATTTTCTATCGGGGGCAATGTTTAATACAACCATTCAGTGGTTGAAAAGCGACGCTGTCGAATCGCCGAGGCAGATGGCAAGAGCTTTTATAAACATGTTGTCAAATAAGAATTCATACACGGAGGAAGAATCATAA